Proteins encoded within one genomic window of Anopheles gambiae chromosome 3, idAnoGambNW_F1_1, whole genome shotgun sequence:
- the LOC1275609 gene encoding barrier-to-autointegration factor has translation MSSTSQKHRNFVAEPMGEKPVTDLAGVGDVLGKRLEAAGFDRAYTVLGQYLILKKDAELFKEWMKDTCGANSKQAADCYQCLSDWCDEFL, from the coding sequence atGTCGAGCAcatcgcaaaagcatagaAATTTCGTGGCGGAACCGATGGGTGAAAAGCCCGTCACAGATCTGGCCGGTGTGGGTGACGTCCTCGGCAAACGGTTAGAGGCAGCCGGCTTCGACCGGGCGTACACGGTGCTCGGCCAGTACCTAATCCTGAAGAAGGACGCAGAGCTGTTCAAGGAGTGGATGAAGGACACCTGCGGCGCGAACTCGAAACAGGCGGCCGACTGCTACCAGTGCTTGAGCGATTGGTGCGACGAGTTCCTGTAA
- the LOC3291804 gene encoding zonadhesin encodes MKPLKPYQPSTAVVVLLLLFAVILPNCRSLATDETAAKKPPKRTVKKMILLDHTPVLPHKVRLLEDCSRGASTNCTRTCPDSYTVDARQQYCRPKRQDGICPPGYVQRAGAGGAAGCVLEQIHCPPGSKREGNRCVVRSYSCPPGYVQRGQSCVRDNICQPGYRWESGLCFPASARIFCPPGFTEQHPGGGNCAPAACSDCCDCREEVVATICPSGYSTQWGRCVRHQQASPDLRIHSVTYRLPVECAAGQTFNGGQCETVTTVGRPVCRSGHFYNGSCVEVAKCVRGTLNGVCSCEQEQHVASACAAGKVLDGVCVISRAHCKPPAKLRNGVCVRETRTRPHCPEGGVPYQKEYCALEAPRCARGFTLDEHGLCRRGTHACTFECGLYQRLNRWCGLPANCPEGYTLSEAGHCLREKIRPAYSCPEGTVERGDRCVSVSPLCRSNYRYDPGVDLCTRCDERAMACARGNLTGGQCVWSEPACPAGHEWKDSVCVRNDTRRYSCRKGYEHGEQCVHGELACPTGGYELQGEVCTVREDVHCPEGSYAVEGRCTIAKECPEGFLAGADACVREVRRLANATEPTCPAGYAYEGDVCIRRTVVEASVSRKDAVCPDGYERGREERCVRLVRTFPVCPPRTIYTDRSDRCYCEVDLMCPTGYERTGTDCTYRAAGYTSLVNFLNPCYGAFCGGGGAYCITQCSFPPCPFEPCAAGGLTATFGPRATRCLTPGAGDNDCPPQTIIGLVCPPGYERVNSSCLAYYDKVCPAGYELDGEECTQAVHVAPICPSGYRPALSAGSTCIQTSCPNGYKLTGTGLTCEKRENRSPKPCPPGWDFFQGACHRRTLCRNGTIEGAYCVEREFTRPTCPEGYIQRGEDCTTQGTCRTIGAVLIDGMCVRIEEPAPCPEGTYRHGRHCVYPDAPECEDVQHVATQCTSEIDSRGYCWQRTAPTCPQGYRLRDDRCIACQSEKPNCPAHLAIRQEMCTADRVACPEGHFLRDGYCVTVDVTRPRCPAGDYTLCNGFCIVPYVHECKAAEYGLATCSRGFLQHGKCVEHARCADAHHTLVGGECQLRTFVDASCHGKGTRVGELCIGGTPKCPPSYALTGGQCYSCQVENAQCATAGTSCAESFCQLEPPRCSSSGAMFDGRSCRQLVTSKPVCPTGTSPDRYEPRFCQLKSERAVYNCPAEHHYQNGVCLKKLYKTPSCPADYKLRNGACVKRICSRMSSGSACGDVGGPLALTTGPTVSCAQCLNETAGTMGGGSWSSTAPAQNGVDLCCMVYSPRICRDGGECRHEQERLCGSFCLTEDDRIYLTVSRTVRVGNRLYVAPARRSGASDYNDEDDEDEGDDEDHDEGLGTDCAQCEIGPANCAKHCNTYDCEEQDEEECNFKEANTFCAQYRGAKICEHFSL; translated from the coding sequence atgaAACCACTAAAACCATACCAACCTTCCACGGCGGTGGTCgtgctgctactactgttCGCCGTCATTCTACCAAACTGCCGTTCCCTAGCAACGGACGAGACCGCAGCCAAAAAGCCACCCAAACGCACGGTGAAGAAAATGATCCTACTAGATCACACACCGGTGTTACCGCACAAAGTGCGCCTGCTGGAGGATTGTTCCCGTGGGGCCAGCACCAACTGTACCCGCACCTGCCCCGATAGTTACACCGTCGACGCTCGCCAGCAGTACTGCCGCCCGAAGCGTCAGGACGGGATCTGCCCACCCGGGTACGTGCAGcgtgccggtgccggtggtgcgGCCGGCTGCGTGCTGGAACAGATCCACTGTCCACCGGGCAGCAAACGGGAAGGCAATCGGTGCGTAGTGCGAAGTTACAGCTGCCCACCGGGGTACGTGCAGCGAGGACAGAGCTGCGTACGGGACAACATCTGTCAGCCGGGCTACCGGTGGGAAAGTGGACTGTGTTTCCCGGCCTCCGCCCGAATCTTCTGTCCGCCCGGCTTTACCGAACAGCACCCCGGCGGTGGTAACTGTGCACCGGCGGCCTGCTCCGACTGTTGCGACTGCCGGGAGGAGGTGGTCGCAACGATATGCCCCTCCGGGTACAGCACCCAGTGGGGACGGTGCGTGCGGCATCAGCAAGCGTCTCCCGATCTAAGAATCCACTCCGTCACCTACCGGCTGCCGGTGGAGTGCGCGGCAGGGCAAACGTTCAACGGAGGACAGTGCGAAACGGTCACCACAGTCGGACGGCCAGTCTGTCGGAGCGGACACTTCTACAACGGGTCCTGCGTGGAGGTGGCCAAGTGTGTGCGGGGCACACTAAACGGCGTTTGCTCGTGCGAGCAGGAGCAACACGTGGCCAGCGCTTGCGCAGCGGGCAAGGTGCTGGATGGGGTGTGCGTAATTTCCCGAGCACACTGCAAACCGCCGGCCAAGCTGCGGAATGGGGTGTGCGTGCGGGAGACGCGCACACGCCCCCACTGTCCGGAGGGTGGTGTGCCGTATCAGAAGGAGTACTGCGCGCTCGAGGCGCCGCGCTGCGCCAGAGGCTTCACGCTGGACGAGCACGGACTGTGCCGGCGGGGCACGCACGCGTGTACGTTCGAGTGTGGGCTTTACCAGCGGCTGAATCGATGGTGCGGTCTACCGGCCAACTGTCCGGAGGGGTACACGCTGAGCGAGGCGGGCCACTGCCTGCGGGAGAAGATCCGCCCCGCGTACAGCTGCCCCGAGGGGACGGTCGAGCGGGGCGATCGGTGTGTCAGTGTGAGTCCGCTCTGTCGCTCCAACTATCGGTACGATCCGGGCGTTGACCTTTGCACCCGGTGCGACGAGCGAGCGATGGCGTGTGCGCGGGGCAACCTTACCGGCGGGCAGTGCGTGTGGAGCGAACCGGCCTGTCCGGCCGGGCACGAGTGGAAGgacagtgtgtgcgtgcggaaCGATACGCGCCGGTACAGCTGCCGGAAGGGGTACGAGCATGGGGAGCAGTGCGTCCACGGGGAGCTTGCCTGCCCGACCGGCGGCTACGAGCTGCAGGGCGAGGTGTGCACGGTACGGGAAGACGTCCACTGTCCGGAGGGTTCGTACGCGGTGGAGGGCAGATGCACCATCGCCAAGGAGTGTCCGGAAGGGTTTCTGGCCGGGGCGGACGCGTGCGTGCGCGAAGTGAGGCGGCTCGCTAACGCCACCGAACCGACCTGCCCGGCGGGGTACGCGTACGAGGGGGATGTGTGCATCCGGCGGACGGTGGTGGAAGCGTCCGTGAGTCGGAAAGATGCGGTCTGTCCCGATGGGTACGAGCGCGGGAGGGAGGAGCGGTGCGTGCGGTTGGTGCGCACGTTTCCCGTCTGTCCGCCGCGCACGATCTACACGGACCGGAGCGATCGGTGCTACTGCGAGGTGGATCTGATGTGCCCGACCGGGTACGAACGAACCGGGACGGATTGTACGTACCGGGCGGCGGGGTACACGTCGCTGGTGAACTTCCTCAACCCTTGCTACGGGGCGTtctgtggcggtggtggtgcatacTGCATCACGCAGTGCAGCTTCCCGCCGTGCCCGTTTGAGCCGTGTGCCGCCGGTGGACTTACGGCGACCTTTGGACCGAGGGCAACGCGCTGCCTTACACCAGGGGCGGGCGATAACGATTGTCCACCGCAGACGATCATCGGACTGGTCTGTCCGCCCGGGTACGAGCGTGTCAACAGCTCCTGTCTCGCCTACTACGATAAGGTTTGCCCCGCTGGCTACGAGCTTGACGGGGAAGAGTGTACGCAAGCCGTTCATGTAGCACCGATCTGCCCTTCGGGATACCGTCCGGCGTTGAGTGCGGGCTCCACCTGCATACAGACATCCTGTCCGAACGGTTACAAGCTCACCGGAACGGGCTTGACGTGCGAAAAGCGGGAGAATCGCTCACCGAAACCATGCCCACCGGGGTGGGATTTCTTCCAAGGCGCTTGCCATCGACGAACGCTCTGTCGCAACGGAACCATCGAGGGAGCGTACTGCGTTGAGCGCGAGTTTACCCGTCCCACCTGCCCGGAAGGGTACATCCAGCGGGGTGAAGATTGCACCACGCAAGGCACTTGCCGCACGATCGGAGCGGTGCTGATCGACGGTATGTGCGTGCGGATCGAAGAGCCTGCACCTTGTCCGGAGGGAACGTACCGCCATGGCAGGCACTGCGTGTATCCGGATGCGCCCGAGTGTGAAGATGTCCAGCACGTGGCCACGCAGTGCACCTCGGAGATTGATTCGCGTGGCTACTGTTGGCAGCGGACCGCACCGACCTGTCCGCAGGGGTACCGGTTGCGCGACGATCGTTGCATCGCCTGCCAAAGCGAGAAACCCAACTGCCCTGCCCACCTGGCCATACGGCAGGAGATGTGTACGGCGGATCGGGTCGCCTGTCCGGAGGGGCATTTTCTGCGCGACGGTTACTGCGTCACGGTGGACGTTACGCGCCCGCGGTGTCCTGCCGGGGATTATACGCTTTGCAACGGGTTCTGCATCGTGCCGTACGTGCACGAGTGTAAGGCCGCGGAGTACGGACTGGCCACGTGTAGCCGCGGGTTCCTGCAGCACGGCAAGTGTGTGGAGCATGCCCGGTGTGCCGATGCGCACCATACGCTGGTGGGTGGCGAGTGTCAGCTGCGCACGTTCGTCGACGCATCGTGCCACGGGAAGGGTACGCGGGTCGGGGAGCTGTGCATTGGCGGCACGCCGAAATGTCCCCCAAGCTATGCGCTAACGGGTGGTCAATGTTACAGCTGCCAGGTGGAGAATGCACAGTGCGCCACGGCGGGCACTAGCTGCGCCGAAAGCTTCTGCCAGCTGGaaccgccccgctgcagctcgTCGGGAGCAATGTTTGATGGGCGCAGTTGCCGGCAGCTTGTGACGAGTAAACCGGTCTGCCCGACCGGCACCAGCCCGGACCGGTACGAGCCAAGGTTCTGCCAGCTCAAGTCGGAGCGGGCCGTGTACAACTGTCCGGCGGAGCATCACTACCAGAACGGGGTGTGCTTGAAGAAGCTGTACAAAACCCCCTCGTGTCCTGCGGATTACAAGCTGCGGAATGGGGCCTGTGTGAAGCGCATCTGCTCCCGCATGTCGTCCGGATCGGCCTGTGGGGATGTTGGTGGCCCGCTGGCTTTAACAACCGGACCAACCGTTTCCTGCGCTCAGTGTTTGAACGAAACGGCCGGCACGATGGGTGGAGGAAGTTGGTCCTCTACGGCTCCGGCCCAAAACGGGGTGGATCTGTGCTGCATGGTGTACTCACCGCGTATTTGCCGGGACGGTGGCGAGTGTCGTCACGAGCAGGAGCGTCTTTGCGGTTCCTTCTGCCTGACGGAGGACGATCGGATCTATCTGACCGTGTCGCGTACGGTGCGCGTGGGCAATCGACTGTATGTGGCACCGGCACGTCGCAGTGGAGCTTCCGATTACAACGATGAAGACGATGAGGACGAAGGCGATGATGAGGATCACGACGAAGGCCTCGGGACGGACTGTGCGCAGTGCGAGATTGGACCGGCCAATTGTGCGAAACACTGCAACACTTACGATTGCGAGGAGCAGGATGAGGAGGAGTGTAACTTTAAGGAGGCAAACACTTTCTGTGCCCAGTACCGGGGGGCGAAGATTTGTGAACACTTTAGTTTGTAA